The following are from one region of the Heterodontus francisci isolate sHetFra1 chromosome 34, sHetFra1.hap1, whole genome shotgun sequence genome:
- the LOC137348513 gene encoding tubulin polymerization-promoting protein family member 3-like, with amino-acid sequence MAEGAESLPELEHSFRRFAIHGDTKATGNDMTGKNFAKLCKDCKVIDGKTVTGTDVDIVFTKVKAKAARVITFEEFKLALMELAKKRFKELGEDEALEAVYALIAGKEPALMGITKAAKAGAVDRLTDTSKFTGSHKERFDEGGKGRGKAGRENLVEHTGFVAAYKGKGTYDQKVKGSK; translated from the exons ATGGCCGAAGGAGCGGAGAGCCTGCCGGAGCTGGAGCACTCCTTCCGCAGGTTCGCCATCCACGGTGACACCAAGGCGACCGGCAATGACATGACCGGCAAGAACTTCGCCAAGCTCTGCAAGGACTGCAAGGTGATCGACGGAAAGACCGTCACGGGTACTGACGTCGACATAGTCTTCACCAAGGTCAA GGCCAAGGCTGCTCGGGTAATAACATTCGAGGAGTTCAAACTGGCGCTGATGGAATTGGCTAAGAAAAGGTTCAAGGAGCTGGGTGAGGATGAGGCCCTGGAGGCAGTTTACGCACTCATTGCTGGGAAGGAACCGGCACTGATGGGAATCACG AAGGCCGCGAAGGCTGGGGCCGTGGATCGGCTGACAGACACCTCTAAGTTCACCGGGTCCCACAAGGAGCGGTTCGACGAAGGCGGGAAGGGCAGAGGCAAGGCGGGCCGAGAAAACCTGGTGGAGCACACGGGATTCGTAGCGGCCTACAAGGGGAAGGGCACCTACGACCAAAAAGTCAAAGGCTCGAAATAA
- the LOC137348670 gene encoding isocitrate dehydrogenase [NAD] subunit gamma, mitochondrial-like: MATLRSLSRLTLGFRPPLPKGLANAPPPASQRGYAQLGGSLQASQYGGLATVTVVPGDGVGPELMRHVEQVFRAALVPVEFEVVRVDSSAHDGKDIHSAIESIKRNRVGLKGNFETPVDQLPVHCRSLNVLFRNKLELFANVNRYCSLPGVVTRYSGIDVVIIRETTEGEYTHLEHESVPGVVESLKIITRERSIRVAEYAFDYARKQGRRSLSVVHKANIMKLADGLFLQCCREVSAGYPEIKFNDVIVDNATMQLVSRPGQFDVMLMPNLYGVVINNICAGLVGGPGLVPGASFSHKCAVFQTAIRNTALGLANKNVVNPTAMLLASCLMLDHLRLHDHATLIRDAVLKAVTEAKTQTRDIGGTACTTDVVNYIISQIQKRLEMPVQGL; this comes from the coding sequence ATGGCCACCCTGAGGAGCCTCTCCCGCCTGACCCTGGGCTTCCGGCCTCCTCTGCCCAAGGGGCTTGCCAACGCCCCTCCGCCCGCCAGCCAGCGCGGCTACGCCCAGTTGGGGGGCAGCCTGCAGGCTAGCCAGTACGGCGGCCTGGCAACGGTCACCGTCGTCCCGGGCGATGGCGTGGGCCCCGAGCTGATGCGTCACGTGGAGCAAGTCTTCCGGGCGGCGCTGGTGCCGGTGGAGTTCGAGGTGGTGCGGGTGGACAGCAGTGCCCACGACGGCAAGGACATCCACAGCGCCATCGAGTCGATCAAAAGGAACCGGGTGGGGCTGAAGGGCAACTTTGAGACGCCCGTCGACCAGCTGCCCGTCCACTGCCGCTCCCTCAACGTGCTGTTCCGCAACAAGCTGGAACTCTTCGCCAACGTCAACCGCTACTGCAGCCTCCCGGGCGTGGTGACCCGCTACAGCGGCATCGACGTCGTCATCATCAGGGAGACGACCGAGGGCGAGTACACCCACCTGGAGCATGAGAGCGTGCCCGGGGTGGTGGAGAGCCTGAAGATCATTACCCGCGAGCGATCCATCCGGGTGGCAGAGTACGCCTTCGACTATGCCCGCAAGCAGGGCCGCCGGAGCCTCTCCGTCGTGCACAAGGCTAACATCATGAAGCTGGCCGATGGCCTCTTCCTCCAGTGCTGCCGGGAGGTGTCTGCCGGCTACCCAGAGATCAAGTTCAACGATGTCATCGTGGACAACGCCACCATGCAGCTGGTCAGCCGGCCCGGCCAGTTCGACGTCATGCTGATGCCCAACCTGTACGGCGTGGTGATCAACAACATTTGTGCTGGCCTAGTGGGAGGGCCCGGGCTGGTGCCGGGGGCCAGCTTTAGCCACAAGTGCGCCGTCTTCCAGACGGCCATCCGCAACACCGCGCTGGGACTGGCCAACAAGAATGTCGTCAATCCCACCGCCATGCTGCTGGCCAGCTGCCTGATGCTGGACCACCTCCGGCTGCACGACCACGCCACACTCATCCGGGACGCCGTCCTGAAGGCCGTGACGGAAGCCAAGACCCAGACGCGCGACATCGGAGGGACCGCATGCACGACCGACGTAGTGAACTACATTATCAGCCAAATCCAGAAAAGGCTCGAGATGCCAGTGCAAGGCCTGTAA